From the genome of Papilio machaon chromosome 1, ilPapMach1.1, whole genome shotgun sequence:
tttatatatagtactcacaaaattaaataacagcAAGTTCAtatctctatttttattaatttatgcagCTATACGTAATAAGCAATTTGTCTCAAACAAAGGCGGTTATTTACCTCTGACTCGTAACTGCAGCAACTTTCATTGCAAACATGCATTTAAATACAGtgcattgttatttatttaaaggtttGGTCGTCATACTAGAATTTCATATTAGCATGAACAAAATAGAGGGTACTTGTAAATTTTTCCTGGAATCTCGGAAGGTGATTTGTTAAGAATTTAGTGTGTAGAAGATAATGCAAAACGACAATGGTTCCTACGGAAGCGGTAAGTAACAGTGTTCAAGTAAAGAAGCTAAATGAAAATCTTCATAGAAAGACTAACTAACGACCGGTTATCTTTCGTATAATATGgttaatagtaattaataagtagATATTGGCTATTAAGTGGATAATGTGAGTTTGTTTTCGCGATTGTGCAGCCAGTGATCTGCTGGACAGCCATGTGCTGGGCAACGAGAAGCAGTGCCGCGCACCAGCCATGGAAACCTCGCGGCGATCAAGTCTAGGCGCCAACAGTGTTGAGGTCAATTGCATTAATTACTTTGATAATACGCCATTTACGATTTATCATCGCTTTTgactaataaaaaagttagttCATATTACATGTTATCAGCAGAAAACTAAGTTCAACAATCGAATACATTTCTATGCATGtagatattaaatacattttttattcatttatttaacatgtgCTGGTTATTGTATGAAACGACACGAGATTATTATGCAATACAAAtgcataaattattacaaggtGCGCAAGAATTTACTTAAAGTCTTGAGAACCCTTAAAGACTAAGTAAATTCTTGCGCTACGTTTTTGTATTTGCTTTGACGTGCCATTTGCATGGTTTTTGTATTTGGAGAGAAATCTTCGAAAGATATCcagtttgaatattaaattttctactCCAGCACTAGCCGCAAAACGTATCTTAGGTGCAATTTAAAAGTATGGTGCTTATTTAACAGATTGGAGAAATAACTGAATCTCCCGACACGGAATACATGAGCACATCCGCTATATTACATTATTGCAAATCTAAGGTATGAAAAGCGTTATACAAAACactaaattaaagaaagacCTATAAATTGTCTAATGAattatgtgttttaatttcagatattAGTaccgtatttaaaattattaacaataatggGTCTGAGACCGGTAGTGGACGCTTCCAACTCCTCGAAATATGCCATTTGCTTTTCGCATTATCATTCTGCACAAGTAgcagttttaatgttttttggctacattttacaatatatggCTTGCTTCAGGTAAATGTggtattttctataaaatgaaCGTAAAAGTAGTTTTCATATATCTTGGTGGGCGATAAATTCGTGTGAATCGCTACgcagaacacaattatatATGTAGCAGGGCGTTACGGGATGTGGGCACCGACTCTCGAGTACTGCGCAGCTCGCTGATGGCCTTGGACCGCCAAGACAttagaatataattaaaactactaTAAAAATGCATTACACCTTCCTAAAAGGCTTGCAAatctattgaaaataaatattgttggtttatttttttagacgCGACAGAggattttgttacaaattggTGCCCCTAGCTATGACGTCTTCTTTGGAATAcgatacatacaaacaaatatgTTACGGCAATGTTACTTTAACGTACATCGGGCCAAGCGTTCTTCACTACATAGGTTTTCTGTATGCCCTCTATTTGTTTAGAATATCTGATAACGAACAGTTACAAAATCTTATGGAAAGGGTGagttttaattgttaacaaCTTAAAATCAAGTTTCTTGAATTATTAGaaagtaactttattttttaattaattatttatgaaaatcaaaaatattaaatcatttgtATTTCACGTATACTTTCTAAAAACCTCCATTTTCTTCAGGTTCCTCTTGTGAATTTCAACTGTCGTGATATATGTTtaagaacataatttttatttttttgttaataaaaacagaaagaGTGGTCAATATTGTATTATGATACTGGAAACCTTCGATTAGCAATACCGCATAGGAACTGCTAATTGAAGGTGGAAACTCATCgtgataaaaaagttcaaataaatgaaatacatGTTGTTTACAGGTGTTCCTTTTGTCTTCATACGCGCCGCAAGGTAGCGCCACCGCGAACCCTAAGCGTTTGCTGCGTATGTTGtggttttttataatattgagtATTGTCTGGATGTGCATCTCTCTGTGTTCAGTTAACTTAATGCTGGCCAGAGGAACAAtcatgtttagatggatggagaCGAGGTAATCTGTTCACAACACCTGTAATATCATATTGTTACGTCTGGTTCCttctaaaatagaataaaaggGATTGCagcatttttgttttataggcTTTACTACAGTGAAAACTcaacgttatttttattaagtagtaatttttacaattgatTTATACCtattatagttattaatttacatttattttcaatagttCGAATGAGGTGAGATTGGGGTTGAAAATACTGCTGATAATCTGCACCTTGATACACGACATGGTCCAGGCGACGGTGATCACGAGCTACTGCCTGCAGGCGCAGCTGCTGCAAGCACACCTCATGTTCCTGCGGGAGCGCCTGCTCAATAGGACTATCACACCATTGAACTGGATGAGGGTAAGTCACAAATGCAGTATGTTGCAAATGcagtgtaatttatttttgtaccaaatttcatcagttCTGGAATTTTGaggtaacaaacattcattccaaaatttcgcatttataatattagtaagattctgTTCATTGACGGCATTAATTACAAGGCGGCTGGATCtatcttttttgtttgtattttgtcAAGATATTTCACacgtttaaatttgaatttgtttcTAACTTTGGTagttacaaaagtttttaaacacaTGTACGAATGTCCGGTACAAAATTAGGCCAGTGTGACAGTCGCCAGGATGTAGATTTATCGCTCGTTACATGTCGGATATTCCTGCTTTTTATCGTGTGCGGAATTGTTGACTTTCGCAATATCCTCAAAATTAgataaaagaacaaaatgaATGTAAACATTAGTTggtttacaattaaaacatataggTACTTTAAGGTGAAGGATTCTTACACGTACATATTTCGATTCTGATATACCTATATCTTACGAAtataagacatttaaaaactaacaattcGTGATATAACACTCCCCGACATCAAGAAAAGctaaaagtaaatatgtacTGGACACCCTGGGGAATATTTAAAACGGTACATTTTTCAAGATTCCGTCAACCACAACTGATGAATGttctaataaattttctgagtgaaaaaaacttgtattgtAGGAAATAGCGGAATTTCGCAAGttgctaaaatatttgaacgACGAGCTGGCGCCAGCTGTATGTCTGTTCACGATAGTGAACATTTCGTGGGCGGCGTCCGGGTTCATGTGGCTGCTAGGCCTAGACAAGGTGGACACGGAGACGGAGCCCATCGCGGGAATAAGCATTTTGAACCAGTTGCTCTGGTTGGCAGCTGTTATTGCACCATTTGTGcaggtttgttatttttgataagTGTCGTCATATAAGAATTGCAGACTCGCTTCTTTTCTTTAATACGTTAGAAACATAGTAGGATATAAAGTGTTAATAAAAGGAAGTAAACAAGCAGGCCacttatcgtgggtttctgagaccaaaatattaatttaaaatatattgttatctctgtatCATCAACGATAAAGAAAGGGAagatgaaatgttttattcaaagatTCTGGTGTTCTGAAACCAACGTTTAATGTTTTACCGCCTACGCCTATGAACATCTAGAATACCAGAGTAACTGACGCTATCTTTTAGGAGTATGCTCTTAAATTGCAAGGATCCTATGTTATCCGTTTGCAAATAAGGGAAGAGAAGATCGATCAACGAAATTAAAATCACCATGATTTTTCTCAGTTGGTTCACACCATGtacaaaactacaaaaaatgttatctCGTATTATTCCAGAGAGACTGAGAGGgattccaaaatattttagtactgATTTTTCCTCAGTGTTAGCCTAATTAAGTTGATTGGTTATATTCCTCTAATCTGTAAGATAATTGAATGTTTGTGGTGCAGGCGGCGCGTTTGTCGACGGAATGCCGACATACGCAGTCTGTGGGTCACGAGCTGTGCGTGCGGCCATTCCTGCACCAGGACACGTCGCACGAGGACATCAGCGCGGTGCTCATGTACGCGGCCACGCTCAACTTGCGCGCCAAGCTCTTCTGTCACCCGGTCGCGGGAAACTACGTCTGTCTCGCTCTCACACTCGCGCTCATCGTACTCTTCGCACTCGGCATGTCTCACTATTTACAATGATTCGCAGATgatttaattagatttaaattatcaagtaattataattaatgattaataataaaattatttttgatttttttatatcttttatttgcTTACGACATTTAAATTTGGCACTACGTATAtggtaacatttattatttgattgaaaCATACAATAATTATCTCAACATTCTttcattataacattaataatatttgttttttaaataaataaacatacttaagaataaataatacttatttaaaattaaaaaaaaaatatattcaaaacataacaaagatatcataataataacgtaaatctattaacttaatttatctgtttttatacatagtataatatcttcaaaaataattataatacaatacttGGGAGTGTAACAACTATTCTAAcacatttagaaaattttacgTTTGTTGTCTATGGAAGTAACAATGtttcacaattaaaaatatatccaaaTAGGCAACATCGAAGGgtaatacatttttctatgaataaatatttttttttttagtatgacGTTATTTTTGccgataaaataatgaatgatGTACGATGTGATTTGATGAACGAATCTATGATAGACTCTTCTAACACATTAGGCTACTGAATGAAATGAATGATTTGatgtacgatttttttttgccattttttaaaaccttatttcgacatttatatttattttatagattgtAGTCAAGAGACCTTGTGCATATTTTATGCGTAAAGTCAAAATCCGATTTCACCCTGTATAAGTCTAGTAGGGCATCGGGCGCTTTACTTGTATGTAAACAacacttttataaatcttctattattaaatttttttataatacgtcAAGATGATTCAAAAAGCTGAAAATACAGATATACACCGATGTTGATATCTATAACATTCAACTACGAACATATTGGAATACGTATTCCTTATACATTTCTAAATGTTTAGGATTTGATAAAATCAAAAGAGTTTCTAGTCCTGAATCATATCAGGTGGAACAACTTCGTATCACAGGAGGAGGATAAGAAGTTACCAACGTTATGTATCAATTTGCTACTGTCAAAAGACAATTTACTCCGACATTATGTCTAACAATGTGAAACAAAAGTTCATTACGAGTTAACTCGTACACTGCCACAAACTTCGTCTGAAAACGAGTTAACTCGTGACCGGACAACAAGAAGATTGGGAAAAGTAAAAGAGTGGGGGAAATTAAAGAGATGGATGATAGAGGAAGGTTGGGGAGGGGAAAGAGAGAGATGATGGAAGTCGGGGGTTGTTTAATCGTTGTCGTGCGGGTGTTCGAGGTGTGCGCGCCACCAGTCGTGTAGGTGGTGCAGTGCGGGCCCGGCGCCCCCCGTCCCCGAGCCCCCGCCCCCGGACCCACTGCCCCCCGCCCCGCTCGCACCCCCTGCACCCCCCGCCCCGCCCTGACCGCGACTGTTGCTCTTCATCAACGCTGGTAACAAATTTTTTCGTAAACTTAAACTATCATAATAGTCGGTGAACGTTCACAACGTTAAAGCTATATATATCCAAAGTTATgaccattaaattattaattagtttattcAGCGTCCGTGACTAAGGGGATAAGCACCTGACCTGTATCTGCAGGTCATGGGTGCGAATatgttttcgatttacatttattagacgttcttacagtgaaggacGACATCGATATGCAATTTGAGAAAACCCCTGAATTAGGTTAGGCTTCGAGTCCCTCAATGGGGACGTAAAGTgaattgatgatgatgaacaaattataaaaataacttacgtGGAGATTTTTTGTTCAATGTAGGATGCGGATCACTCAAGGTCGGTTGCAGATACTTCTTAACGGGACTCTCCGGTctgaaacaaacattattcATCAACACTGACTgattattcttttaatatatataattttacttaacaatgataaattttgcttcaataaaatataacagacCTGGGCAAGGTAACCGAGGGCAAGCCGGGTCTCTTGAATTGTCCCTTCGTAGACGAACGCTTCGGTTGAGAGTCAAACGACGAACTTATATCTGTAACACATATTGcgaaaaaataacatacaaaaaaccattactatgttatttttattttacattagatttaaaaacaatataataataaatgaagaaTAACTCACTGGACATAATAGGTTGAGATGTAGACTCAGTCATCTCCGCGCGGCCCGCGTTGCTAACAGTctgaacaaattataaatatacattttcttaaataatacattacatatattttttatatattacaaggtagCAAACAAGCAAATGACCAcatgaattcaccgaaatggcgaagagaccgctgcccatagacattcgcaattgcagatacgttgccttcctttaatcgacgaaggaggagacacacaaaaagagaatatttgaccttcctatgcatctcctcctccatcaaatccacctccccttcccatcctttccttataaaagaagggtgggaagggaaagaagactaaaattaggcctccggcaccacactcatcagacttgacgcctgtcttctgtgtggtcgtggtatttcaccgggcgagctaATTCgtacaacagatgttgttgctggcgtttACCACTGTTAATAAATGTGTTATATATATCAAAAGTGACCTGGGCTTCAGTCTCTTTCTCCTTGTCAGTTTTCTCATTCGGCATGTCGATGATCTGCTCATTGGTCTTCCTCAGTCCAGCGATCAGACTCGTCTGTTGTTTCTACAAATGTTAAGGAAGTTGTATTTATGTATGCAATATTATagtattcatacaaaacacATTGTATGAGAATTTCTTTCCttagttaatatttcttatgttagataaataaaatgtatattattttcttctacTTCGCTCTGTCTTTATAGTATTCATGGAAACTATgtcgatttattttattactagttttcGGCGTCGaatctgtccgcgcggaattaaaaaaaaacttaattaatagcctatgtgtttacagactatgttctacatctatgcaaatttttatcgagatccattaagccgttctggagatattttcaaacaaacatccatccattcatacaaacattcgcatttataatattagtaagattaaccaATCGTGCAAGTTTTAAAGTAGTAAAAACACATATCCTCATGAAAGCtgtttcatattatattggtcattaaaatgaaatccaTCTAATAAAATAGTGTTGATAAGAAAGATATAGTTACATTTGTGTTGGCGCGTATCTTCTTGAGGCAGCCCTCGAGCCAGGTGCGGATGGTCTGCTTGGCCACCTCCTCCTCTATGAGGAACTCGAACTCCTCGCGCGCCAGCAGCTCCTCCATCTGCAGAGACTTGCGGATGTCCACCGTGCGGTAAGACAGCATGCTGAAAAGATTGCCGCTGTTAGTGTCCCCATGTccgagcgtcggtggctcaggtattaagcacttgacttgcaatctgcaggtcctgggttggaatcccgtcatgtaccagtgtgtttttcgactttccatttaaatatgtacatttatccaacgttcttacggtgaaggaaaacatcgtgatgcaacctgcacatatctgagaagaagttcaatgatatgtgttaAGTACCCAGTACGTATTACTGGTTCTCTGTAAACTAAGTTATTCCAGATAGTcctataatatgaaattaattataaaaagtttctgCTACACTGTACGGTACGGGTACGGCACGTGTGCGGTACGTACTTGAGCACGTCGTGGAAGGTGACATCCTCGCCGTTGTGCAGACGCTCCAACTCGTAGCACATGTACTTGAACAGCAGCCGCTCCTTGTGCGTGTCGCACTCCAGGCGACCCTTCAGCAGCCGCAGGATGAACTTCACCTGTACATTCGTACCAAGACTCATTAactcattttttatattacaggtacctattgataaaaacaaataaagaatACCAAGATCTCACAATTCGGTATTACCACAAAAAATACGGTACGGCAAAAACTTCATCACGTTTTTGGAACTTTATAAGAATtatggttttttaaattattttatgtgttgtccagtaattaaaacaatgtagTTACCTTCCTGACTGGAATGACTCCCTTCTGATGAACGTCGACAATGTTCCAGGTGTTCTGGAAGTTTCTGATGTCGGCATACGACAGCAGCGCGTCTTCCTCGTTAGAGTAGAATAATGAAAAGTTTTCCATTATTATAGCTGCAACGAAAATAAATGTCGCGggtaaattatgtttattacctAACATAtatgattataattattttcaaattttatttttaaaacaaatatttaaggaGGAATCCACctaaagaaagtatggatgaaaaatagaaaaggaaAGGTGTACAAACCGACGAGGAGGTTGAGCACGATATAGGTGATGATGACGTAGAAGGTGCAGAAGTAGGCGAGCGAGGCGGTGAAGTTGCCGCAGTCGGTCTCCCAGTAGTTGTCTGCGGGGGTGCAGTAGGGGGGCGCCACCATGCAGTCGTGCATTATCTTGTTCCAGTCCTCGCCCGTCACGATGCGGAACAGCATCGCCACGCTGTGGATCGGCGAGTTGAAGTTCGCGCGCCTGTACACACACAACGACATTTACAGAAACTTTACATCATACTATTActctgtctctctctctctcattttattatgtacaaaaGCAATGGAAATTCCTACTTATCATTCGCTGTTTCAAATAGGTATAGTCAAGGACCGTATAGCTTAAATGATGACGTCATTAACATAGAACATTCTCGTTCTATTGAacatataaatgtatgtatgcaAGTGTCACCTTCCGATTCCTTCGCCGTACTTAACGTTGCCGAAGACGATGGTGCCGGCGAGCGCGTAGAAGAATACGAGCAGAAACATGCCGAAGATGATGAAGAAGCTCTTGCAGACGCTCACGCCGACGGTCAGCATCAGCATCTTGAGCGTCGTATGCTTGCCCGTGATCGTGAAGAACCGCAGGATCACCACCATGAATCCCACGAAATACGACAAGTCGttctaaatatacaaaacatagGAACTTGTGAGACCGCTTtccgatttattttaatgttgagttttcaacctaaaaataaaaatacagtgaaacctggttaagtgagacatcaagggacctgcaatgtcgtttcacttatagaggtattccacttacccagtgtctcagatatacaggtataaataaatatctgtctcaTTTATAGAGGGTTCCATTAATAGAGGTGAGAATACAGGTTTTTTCAGTTATACAGGTGcgatcattaaataaaataaacgcaCACGTTTAAGTTTTCCTTGTCCTTCAGAACATTGTgattcaattttatgtttactcTGAATTATTCTACAAAGAGTAGATTTTGGCACATTAAATTCGGCACAAACTTCTTCGCGTGTCTTCCCACTTTTATAAACGGATATTAACTTCAGTTTTTCACGTAATGATAACGATTGTAGCTTtcgttttgacatttttcaaataaacatctgtatgatagtaaagcgaaactaaaactgaaggtaattgaagctcaaaatttgtacttaggtacttggaattacgtgtggaatttgtgggtagaataagaatgagtaaacaaacaatgttatctcagttacagaggtttatgcatgtaaaatttactcgctgtctcagttatagaggtaactatgatgatatatcgaaagaacaaatcccagatatagaggtttacctcgtcccactaacagaggtaattcagtgccaaagtattgggacctcagcatgagttccagttatggaggtttctcacttatccaggtcccaCTTAACCAAGTTTCACTGTATAAGCTATGTAACGCGCTGATTTAAGGTGCTGTATAACTTTACAATGGCGacactgaaataaaatgtaaaatcggTCCAC
Proteins encoded in this window:
- the LOC123723588 gene encoding uncharacterized protein LOC123723588 translates to MQNDNGSYGSASDLLDSHVLGNEKQCRAPAMETSRRSSLGANSVEIGEITESPDTEYMSTSAILHYCKSKILVPYLKLLTIMGLRPVVDASNSSKYAICFSHYHSAQVAVLMFFGYILQYMACFRRDRGFCYKLVPLAMTSSLEYDTYKQICYGNVTLTYIGPSVLHYIGFLYALYLFRISDNEQLQNLMERVFLLSSYAPQGSATANPKRLLRMLWFFIILSIVWMCISLCSVNLMLARGTIMFRWMETSSNEVRLGLKILLIICTLIHDMVQATVITSYCLQAQLLQAHLMFLRERLLNRTITPLNWMREIAEFRKLLKYLNDELAPAVCLFTIVNISWAASGFMWLLGLDKVDTETEPIAGISILNQLLWLAAVIAPFVQAARLSTECRHTQSVGHELCVRPFLHQDTSHEDISAVLMYAATLNLRAKLFCHPVAGNYVCLALTLALIVLFALGMSHYLQ